A genomic region of Oncorhynchus kisutch isolate 150728-3 unplaced genomic scaffold, Okis_V2 scaffold1323, whole genome shotgun sequence contains the following coding sequences:
- the LOC109876858 gene encoding ras GTPase-activating protein-binding protein 2 isoform X4, whose product MVMEKPSPLLVGREFVRQYYTLLNKAPDFLHRFYGRNSSYVHGGLDSNGKLAEAVYGQAEIHKKVLSLQFQECHTKIRHVDAHATLTDGVVVQVLGELSNNGQPMRKFMQTFVLAPEGSVANKFYVHNDIFRYEDEVFGDSEAELDEESEEEVEEEQEERQPSPEPLQDSPNSTTYYEPHPVINGVEEPMEEPAPDPEPEPEPEPEVEELKPDVEEKVMEELEEKAPSPVPVESPPSTQEAPKTFSWASVTSKNLPPSGTGPSSGIPPHVVKAPSSQPRAETKLESQMAPLRGPRDQRPRDRPAFVQRASRPDGVAPSESQTGKPHFSFVNKGRGEADPGEMDNRRIIRYPDSHQLFVGNLPHDIDEAELKDFFMTFGNVVELRINTKGVGGKLPNFGFVVFDDSDPVQRILGAKPIMFRGEVRLNVEEKKTRAVREREVRGGDDRRDMGRRGDRGPGGPRGGMVAGSGMMRDGRGPPPRGGMGAPKPGLGSGRGAGGSAEGRFTTQRR is encoded by the exons ATGGTGATGGAGAAGCCAAGTCCCCTGCTTGTAGGGCGGGAGTTTGTGAGGCAGTATTACACACTCTTAAACAAAGCACCCGATTTCCTGCACAG GTTCTATGGAAGGAACTCCTCCTATGTTCATGGCGGACTTGACTCCAACGGGAAGCTTGCAGAAGCAGTGTATGGCCAAGCA GAAATCCACAAGAAGGTCCTGTCCCTGCAGTTCCAAGAATGCCACACGAAGATCAGACACGTGGACGCCCATGCCACGCTGACTGACGGCGTTGTGGTCCAGGTGCTGGGTGAGCTCTCCAACAACGGCCAGCCGATGAGGAAGTTCATGCAGACCTTTGTGCTCGCTCCAGAG GGCTCCGTGGCAAACAAGTTCTACGTACACAATGACATTTTCCGCTATGAGGATGAGGTTTTCGGCGACTCTGAGGCTGAACTTGATGAGG AATCTgaagaggaggttgaggaggagcaggaggagagacagcCGTCCCCAGAGCCACTCCAGGACAGTCCTAACAGCACTACCTACTACGAGCCTCACCCTGTCAT CAATGGTGTTGAGGAGCCTATGGAGGAGCCGGCTCCAGATCCTGAGCCCGAGCCTGAACCGGAGCCCGAGGTAGAGGAGCTGAAGCCTGACGTGGAGGAGAAGGtgatggaggagctggaggagaaggCCCCCTCCCCGGTCCCAGTAGAGTCCCCACCCAGCACGCAGGAGGCCCCCAAG ACCTTCTCCTGGGCCTCGGTGACCAGTAAAAACCTGCCTCCTAGCGGTACAGGACCCTCCTCTGGAATCCCCCCCCATGTTGTTAAAGCACCAAGCTCACAG CCCAGAGCGGAGACCAAACTTGAGAGCCAGATGGCCCCTCTCCGGGGACCCCGGGACCAGCGCCCCCGCGACAGACCAGCCTTCGTACAGCGAGCATCCAGACCTG ATGGTGTTGCACCTTCAGAATCACAAACTGGGAAACCCCACTTCAGTTTTGTCAACAAAG GTCGGGGTGAGGCGGACCCCGGTGAGATGGACAACAGGAGGATCATCCGGTACCCAGACAGCCACCAGCTCTTTGTGGGCAACCTCCCTCATGACATTGACGAGGCAGAGCTCAAGGACTTCTTCATGA CTTTTGGCAATGTAGTGGAGCTGAGGATCAACACCAAGGGAGTCGGAGGAAAGCTGCCCAACTTTGGCTTTGTGGTCTTCGACGACTCTGACCCTGTCCAGAGAATCCTGGGGGCGAAG cccatcaTGTTCCGTGGCGAGGTGCGTCTGAACGTAGAGGAGAAGAAGACCAGGGCGGTGCGTGAGCGGGAGGTCCGTGGCGGAGACGACCGCAGAGACATGGGGAGACGCGGCGACAGGGGGCCCGGCGGCCCACGAGGAGGCATGGTGGCCGGCAGCGGGATGATGCGTGACGGCAGGGGCCCCCCACCCAGGGGCGGCATGGGTGCTCCCAAGCCCGGCCTGGGTTCtggaagaggagcaggaggatcCGCCGAGGGCCGCTTCACCACCCAGCGCCGCTGA